From a region of the Gossypium raimondii isolate GPD5lz chromosome 10, ASM2569854v1, whole genome shotgun sequence genome:
- the LOC105775604 gene encoding uncharacterized protein LOC105775604 has protein sequence MGIVKLDDPSGPNVARNPLPDHTDKGVNAIVEGGSKRIKIDVMEVRTPMKCVWDQMVHRGLITQDSDGRPKRAGAYCEFHTKEGHNIQECIEFRTMVQNLMDNKEIEFYEEVKEFEEREVCASEEGPVEGYQKVNHPVVIISRSRSSEAGIHEPSKVIIQKPTPFSYKDSKKVLWNYDCNVTISEEGNPINASKESNDDGFYTCSGREYVPATSKIELVKGKTSAVEQKKEGAVRSESPVNKPVTENEAREFLKFLKHSEYSVVEQLHKQLARISVLALLLSSEAHRSALMKVLNETYVADDISVNKLDRLVGNIGTDNFISFSDDEIPPGGMGSTKALHITIHCKGYMLPGVLIDNGSALNVLPLSTLNRLPVDSSRMKTCQNMVRAFDGIERRVMGRIEISFLIGPSTYEVDFLVMDIKPSYNCLLGRPWIHSGGAVPSSLHQKLKLVIDGRLVTINTEEDIIAVVTSDTPYIEPEEEAIECSFQSLEFVNATFVAEGNKFPTPRISKTTRMCLQMMAGKGAIPGKGLGKYLQGRVDVPRLMDKQDHFGLGYEPDAKQKRKELEKKRERRKTRLDGKEVKWEPMIIPHISITFVSRGTIHSKWMTSRKGTIEEILENLNINAICEEEVTEGNSSGIRPYEPGSVLNNWTVEELPVTFKVNSESPDINDISNTATNPEFPFEQDMGIEDSQDFEDDQGCNLSPDLLRMVDQEEK, from the exons ATGGGTATTGTAAAGTTAGATGATCCCTCTGGACCAAATGTAGCAAGGAATCCGTTACCCGATCACACGGATAAAGGGGTAAATGCGATAGTTGAGGGTGGAAGTAAGAGAATTAAGATAGACGTGATGGAGGTAAGAACCCCAATGAAATGTGTTTGGGATCAGATGGTACATAGGGGTCTAATCACGCAAGATTCAGATGGAAGACCTAAGAGGGCAGGAGCATACTGTGAGTTCCATACCAAGGAGGGTCATAATATTCAGGAATGTATAGAGTTCAGGACCATGGTACAAAATCTGATGGACAATAAGGAGATAGAGTTTTATGAAGAAGTCAAGGAATTTGAAGAAAGAGAGGTCTGTGCCTCAGAGGAAGGACCCGTAGAAGGATATCAGAAGGTCAATCACCCAGTGGTGATTATTTCACGGTCGAGGAGCAGCGAAGCGGGGATACATGAACCATCGAAAGTCATAATCCAAAAGCCTACACCCTTCTCCTATAAGGATAGTAAAAAGGTTCTATGGAATTATGATTGTAACGTGACAATTTCGGAAGAAGGAAACCCGATAAACGCTTCAAAGGAGAGTAATGATGATGGCTTCTACACATGCAGTGGAAGGGAGTATGTCCCGGCAACGTCAAAAATAGAGCTTGTGAAAGGAAAAACCTCAGCGGTCGAACAGAAGAAAGAAGGAGCGGTTCGATCCGAATCACCTGTCAACAAGCCAGTAACGGAGAATGAAGCTAgagagtttttaaaatttttgaaacacagcGAATACAGTGTTGTAGAGCAGTTGCATAAACAGCTGGCTCGTATTTCGGTACTAGCATTACTTCTAAGCTCGGAAGCGCATCGTAGCGCGCTGATGAAAGTATTAAATGAAACTTACGTTGCTGATGACATTTCTGTGAACAAGTTAGACCGTTTGGTTGGTAATATAGGCACTGATAATTTCATTTCCTTTAGCGACGATGAAATACCACCGGGGGGCATGGGATCGACCAAAGCCCTACATATTACAATCCACTGTAAGGGGTATATGTTGCCGGGGGTATTaattgacaatggatcagccCTAAACGTCTTACCCTTATCCACCTTAAATAGGCTGCCCGTAGACAGCTCGCGTATGAAAACGTGCCAGAATATGGTAAGGGCTTTCGATGGTATTGAGAGAAGAGTAATGGGAAggattgaaatttcttttttgatcgGCCCAAGCACGTACGAGGTGGATTTCCTGGTAATGGACATCAAGCCTTCTTACAATTGTCTGTTAGGAAGACCTTGGATTCATTCGGGAGGAGCAGTACCGTCATCGCTTCACCAAAAGCTGAAACTGGTAATAGACGGCCGGCTAGTGACAATCAATACAGAGGAGGATATCATTGCGGTTGTAACTAGTGATACACCGTACATAGAGCCAGAAGAAGAAGCAATTGAATGTTCATTCCAATCTTTGGAATTCGTAAATGCAACCTTTGTCGCTGAAGGGAACAAGTTCCCTACACCCAGAATATCTAAAACAACGAGGATGTGCTTACAAATGATGGCTGGAAAAGGGGCTATACCTGGAAAAGGACTTGGAAAATACCTCCAGGGGAGGGTAGATGTACCTAGATTAATGGACAAACAAGATCATTTTGGCTTAGGGTATGAGCCAGATGCGAAACAAAAGAGGAAAGAATTGGAGAAGAAGCGAGAAAGGAGAAAAACGCGTTTGGATGGAAAAGAGGTTAAATGGGAGCCCATGATAATCCCTCACATATCCATAACCTTCGTATCGAGGGGAACTATTCACTCTAAATGGATGACATCGAGAAAAGGAACCATAGAAGAAATATTGGAGAATCTGAACATCAATGCAATATGTGAGGAAGAGGTGACAGAAGGGAATTCATCAGGCATTCGCCCTTATGAGCCGGgaagtgttttaaataattggACTGTTGAGGAGCTCCCTGTAACTTTTAAAGTCAATTCAGA GTCCCCAGATATTAATGATATAAGCAACACTGCTACTAATCCAGAGTTcccttttgagcaagacatggGTATAGAAGATTCTCAGGATTTTGAAGACGATCAAGGTTGTAacttatctcctgatttgttaaggatggtagaccAAGAAGAAAAATAG